A segment of the Kazachstania africana CBS 2517 chromosome 2, complete genome genome:
AATCCACGGAAGTGGTACTAAGATTGGAAGCACCTGCACTATCGCCATCTCTTTTACGAAAATAGTTTGTGAAGTAACTCGGACCATCTGAACTTAGGGATGCCCCACTAATCTTGAACAATTTAGTAcctatttgaattttatacATTCTATCATGAGGCAAAATTTGAGGAATATTCGGGTCAAAATGGCCTTCCAGTACCGCAATTGGTGAAGTGCCCATTTTGAATGACTTAATTTTGTGGTAGGTAGAACTAGAGGTAACCTTTGAAGAGGTTATTGCTGAATTTCAACAGTTCattaattatttttttttgtttagACCAGGAAAAACGAGATGCGTCAAGGTCATCATGAATCAAGAGAAAATCGCTTTTCTGCAGAGTGGGAGCTAAACAAAGTGAATCATGATGGACTATCGACAATCGATATAGCAGCCAATATTTCGACTGCTACATCCTCTTACACAGAATTGCATGCAATTAAATCAACATTGCTGCAGCTATTAATGCCGTTGCACTCagttataaaaaaaattaatcagaaaaaaaaacttctACGAACTAAAAATAgagaaatatataaagtctatttctaaatatatttacaaCAGACTATTCAATAGTCTTGTATAATGTACAATGATgcctttctttcaaattggaTGTGAATATCAACGTCGGGtatttaaaaagaaaaaactaATAATACtctttcattgaagataataatttgaaaaggtAAACCATTAAAAGTTAGATTAAATTGAGAGTGTGAAGAGAAATCGTAATAGTCTTGGAGGTTATGCTTTATTTAGAATGTTAAAAAAGATAAGTAGATTCTTATTGCTATCAAAGCAAATCAAACActtataataataaagcaGCAGCGATGAAAGCACCGGCAGCTGGAACTACCTTGGCGGCAGCACCAGTGTATTCGGAAACAGTCTTGGCAGCGGCAGCTGCGGCAGAAGAGGTTGAACCTAAAGTCTTGATTTGAGTGACAGTGGTTTCTTCACCCTCGGTGGCAATGGCAGTAGAGGTGGTGGTCTTAGCCTTGGAGGTAGCGGCACCGACATTGGAGGTAGCTGGAACGGTAGAGTTAGCAGCGGCAGTGGTGCTTAATGGACACCAGGTGGTGTATTCAGTGACAATGTTGTCGACGGTGACGGTAGCGGTAGAGACTAAAGCTGGAGAGACAGTTTCAGCACACTTGTGGTCTTCACAGGAGGTGATGGTGACCAAAGTGGTAGATTCTTCGGTAAGAGTAGCAGTGGTGACGTTGGCAGTAGCAGAAGCGACGGAGGCGATGGCAGCAACGGTAGCGACAGTGGAGAATTGCATTATTGTTTTATTAGCGAGTGAATAACTAGTTTAGTTTGTTACGATTGAAACTTAAAGAATAAAAAGGGAAGAAGAGTTCAAGTAAAacaaaatggaaattgaatttaCAGATAATATTGTGagtttatatatttttgaatttttgcTTTACAACACAAGAAAATGTTTATTAGtcaaaaatagaaaatagaaagagttagaaagaaacaaaaaaaattcccGTGTAGGgcttatttttcttcaaaatggtATTGAGTAAACAAGGATATGAAGTGGGTAGATAAACATTAAAACTATCTTTTCCGTACTAAGCTTCTTCCTTATTGAACTTCGTGGAAAGGAAAAGAGTTGTTTACAAGTTGCAAGCTGATCTTTTGTGCGTGGGAGCTCTTGAGAGGATCGAAATACGTCTGTCAGCCAACAGCGAAGACTGCATGATGCATCTTCCCGTCACATGGTTTTGTTTTCTCTGGGAAGAGGCCCGTGCAGGAACCTCCTGCACGCTTGACACGAAGTTCCGAAAGAAGATATTACGTTTTTTCCATTTGTCTGTTCCTTGTACGCATTTATTGTGAAGCGAGAAATTAATGGAACTAAATGAAATAGATAACCTGTTGGTACTATATTCCTATTtcgtcttttttttttggtgtttttttttttcggATTTTTCTCGAGGGGAAGAGGGAAATGACAAAGATGAGAAAATAAGATGTGCAGCTGCGGGATTTTCACAAGAGACACTTTCACCAAATATGGCGTGTGCATGGACGTTTTTCAAGGCACAAACGATTGGCAGTAGACGACGGATTTTGGTCCGTCGTCTACACATCCGATCGTCCTTTTCCTAAAGTGGAAATAGAAGGACTCAATATCTCCTTTTGGGTCAGTCCTCGAGGTGGCAAAGGAGATATGATACCGCGTCTCTTTTCCATGAGGAAATGAATCCCTTGCCTGAACCCACTTCAGTATTTTGCGTTTTCCTTCTCTTCCGAGCTTCAGAATTCGAAAGAGAACTCCGCCCGCTCTCTTCTCCGAGAATTTCGCTCGAGAAAGAGGAGGACGATGCTATTTTTGTACCACATTCAAGTGTATGCCATGCCTCAAGTAGGAAAGCTTgccaagaagaaaatatgtaccattattttcatgacTGCCATGTCTCTTAGAGGAGACACGCATAACGGGCCAGTGGAGGTCGAAATAGCAGCAAATAcgtaaataaataaacaaTCTTGTCGGGAAGATCTGGTCACTTTTTTGATTGCAGGGAAAAAGCAGCCCCAGATTCTAGGACTTTCCAAGCGAAACCCACCTTTTCACCTGAACCCTTACAATTTAATAGTATTCAAAAGTTGTCTTATCGCCAGTTTAGTACATTACTCCGTCTATACATGAAGCATACACACCCCATTCAATTGCAATGTTACTCCTTATTCAATAATCGTCCTACTTGTATGTTACAAAAAAAGACTCAAGTGTAGAGCTCCTCAAAATGTGATTGAGGTACATCCCAATTTAGACAATACACAACGTaaaattctaaatttaCATTCCTCAATTTTCCTCTTATTGTAATACACttctaaatatatattatgaAAGACgtccaaaaaaaaaaaggtgTTCTATGGCACTTAAGCTAAAGATAGATTAAGCATATTCCATTACAATTCCTATAATGGAAAGGCTAGGTACCTCAAAGTGCTTTTTACGTTTTATTACCATTTTGGCATATTGGGGGCTATAATAGTGTCCCACACTCTCGTACCCCGTCTGTTACTATACCGATTTGTCAAGGAACTAGATTAGCTCAAGATCTACCTTAAAATGATGTTTCAATTGTGGAATTAAGATTCTTCTTCCCTGAATAGAATTTTTCCTTGCCTAACAGTGATGATCATTTCATCCATCTCTGTCTGATTAAACGACCGTTCCTGTTGCCATGTCGGACCGCAGCTTTTCAGTCTGCACATAGTGTATGATGTATTTTTAAAATGTAAGCACAGATTCGACGataatttaaaagattCGATATTATCCTTTTAGCTTCTCTTTTAGAATGAAAAGTGAAACAATTCTGTGTTAAAACAAAATGTTGCTCAAGTCAAGTAGCTTATTGCTATGTAATAGAAcagaagagaagaattaaTAACCTAACGTGTTAAAGACTTCGTAAAAATATCAGAACCTATGCAACTGTGAAAACCAGATTTCCCTAAATAAGTGATGCCATATATAGATTTCCACAAGCACTGTTAAACTCCATTTTACTTAACGACTGTATATTTATCTTGACCTTAGTTCCTTTGTAATTAATCTatcattatctttgaaaaacagCAAGCAAGATCGTCGTATTGATCACCTCTAACattttattaatataaTATCTAGTTCCAAGGTCACTCATGGGTCAACCGTGCGTGTATTGGataatagaaaaaagaacTGATTTGGACCAAATCAATGGGAGTGACATGAAAAGATTCAGCTATTTTAAAACTGAGTGAATTAAATCTTATCTTTTATGGTATCTTTACATTGTCGAAATAAAATGACGGTAGTTCACACTAATTCTCATTTCATGCTCATGACTCAAttactaataataaataattttgtttccTAACGAAGAGGCTCTATTTTGCATTcgatattttatttcaatttttatatcttgtttttgtttataATGTTTTCGCCCTGTATAAGCATAGCTATAAAAACTAATTTCTATAAAACGCtagtatataaaaaataaatattacaCTAacttttacaaaatatattaaaagaTACAGGCTTCTGACCTTAACAAAACTTCTCTACAATAGGTGACTTATAAGTCCTTTTTCGTTCAAAAGAACATGCTGAGTAGGGAACGTCGACTGGCTGCTGAAGGTATCAACTGTAActcattcaataaatgcCACGAGGCAAAGTACAAGCTGCCTTTAATGGTAAGCGAAAGTATGATTTACGGGTATATCTATTTAGATTTACGAACGCCGAGAGACTTAATTCGCTCAAACATATATTTAATGCCTTATTGCTATATAAAGCCCGAGACTAATGACTTATTTGCCTCTAAGAACGCCTCCTAACATAACAACCGCCCATCTCATATTTTGATCAGTaactcaaaaaaaataagcaCTTACCTTGCTAGAACAATATTACCTGAAAGACTAtacattttttcttgtttcaTAGGTTCCTTTTTGTTCATGCAAGTAAGTGTTGTATAGAATGAAAAACGAAAATTCTAAGTGATAGTGTActaattaaaaaataataatttttatgATATTTATCTAAAATATTTAAGCATCCTTGTTAGTCAAACCTGCTTCATTACATagagaataaaataatgattCTGGCTTGGCCAATAATTCGTCAGGGGTGTCGAATTCTACAATTTCACCCTTATCTAACACTATAATTCTGTCACTATCCATGATCGTATTTAATCTATGAGCAATAGTTAAAATGGTTCTATCCTTAAATGCTGTACGAATGGTTTCTTGAACGATCTTATCGGTCTCAACATCGACAGCAGCTGTAGCTTCATCTAAAACCAAAATCTTTGAAGGAATTAATAAAGCTCTAGCTAAACACATTAATTGTCTTTGACCAACACTTAAATTACTACCGCCTTCAGTCAATTGAACATCTAAACCATCAGCTCCCATTGAAAGAACGTGTTCCTTCAAATGTGATAATTCTAAAACTCTCcatatttcttcatctgtaAATAGATTGGTAGGATCGATATTTTCTCTAAGTGTACCCTCGAAAACTTGAGAATCCTGAGGAATAATAGATAATTTGTGTCTTAGATCGTACAGGCCAATTTCGTTGATAGGAATTCCatcaatgataatattaCCAGCAGTAGCTTCAATAATTCTGAATAATGCTAAGgttaatgaagatttacCTGCACCAGTCCTACCTACAATACCAACCTTCTCTGTTGGTCTAATGTGGAcattaatatttttcaacacTAAATCCAATTCAGGTCTATAACGAGTAGAATAGTTTTCAAACTTGATATCACCTTCAGTTGGCCACATTTCGTCTGgtctcttttcttcaacaattCTTGGGGCTTCACTTTCTAATTGGGCATATTCTTTAACACGTTCCACTGAAACAATATTTGTCTCGACTTCAACAGTCATTCTAACAATCcaattcaaagtttgtGTAATTTGTAAAGCATAACTCAAGGATAGACCAACCATACCAGGTGTTAAAGTACCTTCTTTCAATCTAAATATGGATAACGTAGCCGCTcctaaaataataatagaaCCAATGAGCTCCAGTCTGAAGGCCAACCAACGATT
Coding sequences within it:
- the KAFR0B05625 gene encoding uncharacterized protein (similar to Saccharomyces cerevisiae YDR134C (Scer_YGOB_YDR134C) and CCW12 (YLR110C); ancestral locus Anc_8.301), yielding MQFSTVATVAAIASVASATANVTTATLTEESTTLVTITSCEDHKCAETVSPALVSTATVTVDNIVTEYTTWCPLSTTAAANSTVPATSNVGAATSKAKTTTSTAIATEGEETTVTQIKTLGSTSSAAAAAAKTVSEYTGAAAKVVPAAGAFIAAALLL